The following is a genomic window from Citrifermentans bemidjiense Bem.
GCAAGCCCCACCCGCTCCAGCGCCTCGTGGGCGCGGGAGCGGCGTTCCGCCGCAGGGATATGCGAATAGACCAGCGGCAGCTCGACGTTCTCACGCGCCGTGGTCCGGGCCAGCAGGTTGAACCCCTGGAATACGAAGCCAAGCTTCTTGTTGCGCACCTCGGCTAGCGCGTCGGGGGAGAGCTTCCCCACGTCCATGCCGTCCAGGAGGTACTGACCGCGGGTGGGGACGTCCAGGCAACCCAGGACGTTCATGCAGGTCGATTTGCCGCTCCCCGAGGCGCCCATGATGGAGACGAACTCGCCGCGGCTGACGGCGAAAGAGACTCCCTTCATGGCCTCGACGCGCTCCTCGCCCATGGTGTAAACCTTGGCGACGTCGATGAGGCGAACCACTTCGTTCATCTAGAACCTCGGTCCCATCGGCGAGCCGCCCATGCCGCTTTTCTTCTTATCCTGGCTCACCTGCTCGATGATGACGTCGTCCCCTTCCTTCACGGCCCCGCTTACCACCTCGACAGAAGCCCCGTCGCTGATGCCCGTGATGATGGCTACGGGAACGGCTTTCCCCTCCCCCT
Proteins encoded in this region:
- a CDS encoding ABC transporter ATP-binding protein gives rise to the protein MNEVVRLIDVAKVYTMGEERVEAMKGVSFAVSRGEFVSIMGASGSGKSTCMNVLGCLDVPTRGQYLLDGMDVGKLSPDALAEVRNKKLGFVFQGFNLLARTTARENVELPLVYSHIPAAERRSRAHEALERVGLAGREGHYSNQLSGGQQQRVAIARALVNSPSIILADEPTGNLDSRTTVEIMSIFQELNRQGITIIMVTHEPDVAEFTGRHIIFRDGLIVSDTPHAAKSATVPGEVARP